The region ACACGCAATATAGATGAACTTCAGAAACTTGATATTATATGAAAGACGTCAGACCCCAAAGAGTGAATATTATGATTCCGTTTGTATGAAGTACAAAAATCATTCAAAACTAATATTCTCTTTCTTGATACGGGTGCCAGTTTCATGGTTGTGTTTACTTTGTAAATTCATCAAGCTATACTCTTACGCTTTGGGTAAATCTCTGCATATAATACTTCAGTAGaaaagtttacttaaaatatattggAAATAACTAGATTAATTATTAAACAGATGCCAAgtaaaattctttgaaaacaaaGCACAAAAGTGTATGCCTGAAATTTAAGAAGGTGAATTGGTATTATGGTTTTACAAAGAGAAGAACTGAGATTATTATCTAGCTAATTAACACCAaaccattttgccatttataAGATATCCATAGTTTTTTTCAGGGCCCTTATAATATTCTGCATTGTAAACAGGTTGTTTATACCTACCTGAGTATGTTTTTGGTCTACCACCAAATTAACCATCTGCATAGTATGAACTGCCTCTCACTTTCTACCTCCCATACTGTTCAGCAGAGTACCTTGAATTATTAGGTACTTAGAATGCTACAATGAATCAATATTGTTTGGGGCTGTCCTTAAAACTGTAGTGACTGGTAATTATATTGTGCATAATAAAGTAAGTATAGTTTCAGTCAGAAGGAAATAACCTCTCAGCAGCCTGAAACATGGAAATGTATTAGTCCTTAACTGGGAGTCTATAAGCACAGATGGGAAGAAACTTATATGCCTCCCAACTAACCCCAAATTTAGCAGGAAGTGTATGGATTTTCTACTGCTCAAAGGGTCAGCACCCTCAGCCTCCACAATGTTCAGGGCCAACTATAGTTGTACACAGAGATtttttgaaatcaggaaacatGATCATCTTCATGTCCATATATACgaaaacttagatgaaatggacaattttcagtaaaaatagaaattaccaaaattgatttaagaaaaaatacaacACCCCCCCAAATTAATCACCATTAAAAATTGAACTCTACCCACATAAAAGACACCAGACTcaaatattttacagaaatagCCAAAAGATATCAAATGGTTTCAGAGCTTAGACATCCAGAGAAAGtaacaactcattttatgaggtgaGAATATCCTTGatatataaaaccaaataaaGATACTATTAGAACAAAGTAATCTATTATATAAACAAATAcgcaaatattctttaaatattaactaattttagaatatatatgAAAACCATTTAAAACAATTAGGTTTTATCCCAGTAATACTAGCATAGTTCAACACCAGAAAAATCTGTTAGTTATACTATACTCTTctgtttaaagggaaaaattttttatgaacatttgaaaaaatgtaatAGGAACAGACAAAGCATTCAATAAAATCGAACACTCAttcatggcttaaaaaaaaaaaaaaacagcaaacttcaagactcagttggtaaagaatctgcctgcagtgcaggagacccaggtttgatccctgggttgggaagatcccctggagaaggaaatggcaacccactcaagtagtcttgcctggagaatcccatggacagaggagcctggcaggctacagttcatggggtcgcaagagttggacacaacttagtgactaaagagagagagagtaataGAActttcttaatggaaaaaaaaaacacaacggTTTCTGAAATAATCTACAGCAAAATTCATACTTACTGATAAAAGCCTGCATTTCCATATGAAACAGGAACTGTGTCTTCCCTCAGTAAAAACCTAACGCTCAGTGTGAATGGAAGAGGAATTCTCGTGTAAAGGTCCAAATGGCAGTTCTTCTGCAAAGCAGGTAAACCATATCTGGGCTTCCCCAAGTGTCTGTCTAATTCATGGCATCTCTTTGTGGCGGGGaatgtttattatataataataagtaGAAAAAAGAACACGAATGATTTATGCTCTGATTATGGTtaggatctgatagagtgcctgatgaactatggaatgaggttcgtgacattgtacaggagacagggatcaagacgatccccatgaaaaagaaatgcaaaaaagcaaaatggctgtctggggaggccttacaaatagctgtgaaaagaagagaggcgaaaagcaaaggagaaaaggaaagatataagcatctgaatgcagagttccaaagaatagcaagaagagataagaaagccttcttcagcaatcaatgcaaagaaatagaggaaaacaacagaacgggaaagactagagatctcttcaagaaaactagagataccagggaacatttcatgcaaagatgggcttgatgaaggacagaaatggtatggacctaacagaagcagaagatattaagaagagatggcaagaatacacagaagaactatacaaaaaagatcttcatgacccagataatcacgatgctgtgatcactgacctagggccagacatcctggaatgtgaagtcaagttggccttagaaagcatcactacgaacaaagctagtggaggtgatggaattccagttgagctattccaaatcctgaaagatgatgctgtgaaagtgctgcactcaatatgccagcaaatttggaaaagtcagcagtggccacaggactggaaaaggtcagttttcattccaatcccaaagaaaggcaatgccaaagaatgctcaaactactgcacaattgcactcatctcacacgctagtaaagtaatgctcaaaattctccaagccaggcttcagcaatatgtgaaccgtgaacttcctgatgttcaagctggttttagaaaaggcagaggaaccagagatcaaattgccaacatccgctggatcatggaaaaggcaagaaagttccagaaaaacatctatttctgctttattgactatgccaaagcctttgactgtgtggatcacaataaactgtggaaaattctgaaagagataggaataccagaccacctgacctgcctcttgagaaatttgtatgcaggtcaggaagcaacagctggaattggacatggaacaacagactggttccaaataggaaaaggagtacgtcaaggctgtatattgtcaccctgtttatttaacttatatgtagagtacatcatgagaaacgctggactggaagaaacacaagctggaatcaagattgctgggagaagtatcaataacctcagatatgcagatgacaccacccttatggcagaaagtgaagaggaactaaaaagcctcttgatgaaagtgaaagtggagagtgaaaaagttggcttaaagctcaacattcagaaaacgaagatcatggcaaccggtcccatcacttcatgggaaatagatggggaaacagtggaaacagtgtcagactttatttttctgggctccaaaatcactgcagatggtgactgcagccatgaaattaagagacgcttactccttggaaggaaagttatgaccaacctagatagcatattcaaaagcagagacattactttgccaacaaaggtccgtctagtcaaggctatgatttttccagtggtcatgtatggatgtgagagctggactgtgaagaaagctaagcaccgaagaattgatgcttttgaactgtggtgttggagaagactcttgagagtcccttggactgcagggagatccaaccagtccattctgaaggagatcagccctgggatttctttggaaggaatgatgctaaagctgaaactccagtacttcggccacctcatgtgaagagctgactcattggaaaagactctgatgctgggagggattgggggcaggaggagaaggggatgacagaggacgagatggctggatggcatcactgacttgatggacacgagtctcagtgaactctgggagttggtgatggacagggaagcctggcgtgctgcaattcatggggtcgcaaagagtcagacacaactgagcgactgatctgatctgaatgtttaaaaatatacatagaacaagcatagaaaaattaaaacaggtGACAAATTGTGGAAATGTGGGTGACATTTTTCCTTGATATTTTAATGTCAGTGcaataaaatgttctaaaagcAAGTCCATGACAAAACATTTTTAGGTGTTGTCATTTATATCCTAAACACAGCAGCTTATAGCTATCTGTTGTAAACTAAAATTTCCTTTTTGGCGTTATTGCTAATTACCttaaagtgattttggagatgggaatattaaaaaaaaaagaatagaagaaaaaatggatACCATGTATTACTCCCATAAAATCAAGAAGGGGTTGATTACCTCCTCCAGCTTGCTGAATTCTTTATGCAGTTCTTCTTTTAGGCCAGAGCAATCTTCCTTATTTTGCTTTCTAAGAAAGCTTACCATCAAAGATGGTACCTAGACAGAGAAAAACTTCTTAGTTTATCAGTGTGAAGCTAACGATATCAGCCCCTTCATATAAAAGCACCACAGAACCCTTATAGTCCCAGAGTCAGGGTGTTCTGGAAACTTTAGTTTCTGTACTCACAGAGGTCAGGTACTGATCTTAAAAACAGTTTTGTGGCCTAAGATGCTGTAAGAGTCAAGATTTTATAAGGAGCTATTAGGAGAAGCCATCTTGTTGAGTTTGAGTCAAACATATCTTAAAAGGACACTGATAGAATTGTTGCTCATTGAATTGTTGAGAGGCGGAACAAACAAGTCTGGAACTGAACTGGACCATTCCAAAATCATGGTGGAAACGGACCTGATGGGAAGCATTCTTTGCCACCAGTGAATTGAGCACTCAGTGCTACAGTTTGTGCCCCTGCCAGATGCTGGACTATAAGGTTAGTGATGCCAGGCTGGAATTGAATCTTGCAATCACCCCAGCTCCTGAAAGCCAGGAGCTCTGCTACCAGCCACTCTCATCAGCAGAACCGGTGCCCCAGCCCATGCCTACTTCTCCACATGTCTCATTTCTGAACTGAACCctagcatgtgtgcatgtgagagGAAGAGCCTAGGTCCCAGGCCTTGGCACCAGCTGCAAAGAGAGCTGGGAAGGAGATTTTCCTGAACTCTACCTTGGGACAAGCATGAGAAGACAGCTCAAAGTGGCTGACAACCTGAAGACTTGACAGGTGTAGCAGCAGATGCTTTAATGCTTGTGGTGGAGGTGTTTGTGTTTTAATGCTCAGTCTTTGGTATTGTCTCACTGCAAGAGACAGAAATCCACTTGTCCCAATGTAAGTAAACAGGCCCTTGTAAAAGTACAGGAGAATGTCCAGAAAGCCTAACCATGTTGGTACAGCTTGCCTGCATTGGAACTGAGGTTTGCAGGCAGCCGTTCCTTCCACATTTCCATCTGGGTCTGGATGGTCTTTCATCTCTGCTTCTCCTTGAATGTCTGCTTCATATTATTTGCCAAATGTCAGTTCCCTTTGCAATGTTCTTAACCTCTGCTTTCCTAaaaattctttttgtgtgtgtctttggtTTGTTAGGTCTCCAGTGATATAAACGTACAGCTCCAAAATCTCAACACCTTTATTGTCTTAGTTTGTGTCTCATTCCCAAGTTCTCAGGAAAATAATTATTGGTCTGGGGTACGGCTGGGGGCGTTTCTGGCTTCCTGAGCTGTGGTCAGGAGGATGGGGTCATGCGGTACTTAAGCCCACCTCTTCTCTGGGTGTGAGCAGGGAACAAATGGTGGGCGTCTCCAGCTGTTAGCGCCTTTTCTTTCTAGACAGTACAAGGAATCTCAGTATTATGATTCTTTAATTCTCCAATATCTTTCTTGTAAACACCATATCGCCTATCATATTCGACAGTGGAAATCTCTAGCATTCTTTCACTGTCATTCTGCTAAGCCAGCCaactccctcttccttccccactgGTTTTTCCCTTTTCAGTGTTTCCTTAGACAATATGTTCTCCCTACAAGTCTcactttgtagattttttttcaccATTTCTTTCCCTAGAGACAAGATGTTTCCTATTATGCTGACATATATCCTGATGAACTAACAGAATTATACAGACATTATATAGATATAACCTGATGCGGCTATTCACATTGTCTGCTCttggtcatttcttttttaatactaaTTGTTTGAACTAATCTAACTGTTTGAATTAATACTGATGCTAGTTCAAACACAGGAAGTTCTCTACAGGAATGCCATTACTCAGCCCATAAGGAGCTGTTGCCAACACACAGGAGATGCTCACAGATAAACACTGTGGCTAGAAGAACAAGAGCCAACACTGAGTATTCACCATGTATTGGACTTCAGGCGTTTTATATTAACCGATTTTTTTCAGTGGCACAGGAACCcttattatactcattttatacATGAGCTGAGGTATAGAGGCAAATAATAAATAACTTGTTTAGAGTCACACAGCTAAGGAGTGGCAGGGCTGGTGACAAGGCTGGTGACAAGTGAGCCAGCAGTAATGGAAACACAGCTCTCATCCTCAGAAGCTCACAGCCCTGGTACAACACACAGGCATACAACTTACGAACAAGAAGGCAGCAGTCCCCACAGAGGGAAGTTAGCACATGTGGGAACACAGAGCTGGGCACTAACAAGCTTCTGGGAGACAGCAGTCTCCAGACAGGTACAGTGGTTCCTTAGTGTTTGCTGGGGGTGGCAGGGTTGGGGTGGAAGTGGGGGTTGGGTTCCAGGACACCCCGCCCCCAGATAGGAAAATCTGAATGTTCAACCCCCTTATATAAATCGGCACAGTATAGTCAGCCCTCAGCCTCTATGGTCCCACTCATACAGGAGTGCAGACTGCACAAAAGAGAACCTGGGATAACCAGGCAAAGTAAGAAGGGGGAAGAGTCTTCTAGAAAGACTAGAGCAGAAGGTAGCAAGTCTGGGAAAAATTTCAGCATGACAAGAATATAAAGCGTTAGGAAAGTAAGAAGGATTCAGATCATGAAAGGGCGCACAGGACATGTCAGAGCCGGCAAGAGCATAATCCTGTTTCTTACCCTTCCAAATCACTGAACCTAGAGTGAACGCACTGattcagctttaaaaacaaagacattttcaaTAGGAGCTGAAATTGCTTAAACACGCACCTTAGAAAAGGACTCAAAGACCATCTTTTGGCAAGCTTTCTCATAGGGGTCGCCTGGCAACAGCTTCTTCCCTGGATATGCTTCATCCAGGTACTCACAAGTGATGGCAGATTCATAGATCAACTGACCCAGACTGGTTTCCAGAACCGGCACTAGGCCTAAGGGATTCTTCTTGAAAAACCACTCAGGCTTATTTTTCAGGTTGATGTTGATGACTTCATGCCTGAAAAGCACACAAAAGACAGTGAAGACAGTAACATTTTTCTTGTATTCCTGAATAAAATGTCAACGGTCTCATCACCCACTTAGCTGATCAGACCCCAAAATTTGGAGTCAGTGTGGCCTTGAttccttccccctgccccctctTCCTCAAATCGCATGGATCAGCAAGACCTGTCAGCTAGACCTTCAAATCACAGTCTGGCTTCATCTGCTTCTCAGCTTTAACACTGCCACCTCGTCCAAGACATCATCTGCCACCTGGACCTCTACGGTAGTCCCACTGGCCCGTCTACTTCCACTATGGCCTCCCTACAGTCAGTCACTCTACTCGCGTGCCTGTGtactcagctgctaagtcgtgtcagaatctttgcaaccccatggccatggactgtagcccaccaggctccactgtctatgggatttcccaggtaagaatactggagtgggttaccttttccttctccaggggatcttccagacacagggactgaaccagtatctcctacattggcaggtgaattctttaccactgagccacctgagaagtccccaCTCTCCATATACAAAGGTAAGTTGAATGAGGCCACCCTCCTGCTTATTTACAATTGCTCCTCACTGCAATGCGGATAAACTCTGAACCCCTTTTTATGCCATGTGATCTGGCCCTAGGTTACCTGTCACATCTGTTTCCTATGACTTTTGCTTTGGTCATTATGATCTGACCACACTGGCCTTTTTTATATCTCTTGAATTACTTTCTTCATTGAACTTAAGATATGCATCTGAAATTACTTTGCTAACTTAATTACATATTTGTTATGTCACCTccttagaatgtaagctccatgaaagcagTGATCTGCTTGTGTGTCTTGGTCATATTCATAAACAAACATGTAAATGAGCAAAGTTTTAAATAGATTCAAATGGTATGaagatatataaacatttttagatAGGTACTCAACACACATTGGTTGAATAAATAagtggaaattcttcaagactGTCATTTAGATATTCCATTTGGGACTAAAAATATCTGAGCCAACTAATTGAGTTTGTTCAGGTCTCACTACATGAGAATCAACATGGTATtaataaaattcagtttcttttgcTAATCTGAATAGAAACTTCATCAATTTTTACAAGAATATTAAGGAATCCAAAAAATTCATCCACAAAATAAGCTTTCAGATTAAATTTccatgcattgatttttttttaaaatggcatatGAGTAAATTACACTAAATAAACCCATAAAGAAGAAACAGGTGAAGTCCGAACATATTGATTGTTTTTAAATCTGATTTCTGTCCTGCCTGAAAGATTTAGGGGAAACAAGAGGAAGGGAAGGTTCATATAATTGTTAAAGTTAGGTCTCAGGTCCATATCATTGTCAAAGCTGGAAAAGTGTTAATAGAACCAATTAGTTACTCAGAAATAATACACCCCAACGTCTTTTGTTCCTTTATCCCCATCCACCTGAGTAGCTACAAAATCATTT is a window of Bos mutus isolate GX-2022 chromosome 26, NWIPB_WYAK_1.1, whole genome shotgun sequence DNA encoding:
- the LOC102264698 gene encoding glutathione S-transferase omega-1 isoform X4 codes for the protein MRFCPYAKRTLLVLRAKGIRHEVININLKNKPEWFFKKNPLGLVPVLETSLGQLIYESAITCEYLDEAYPGKKLLPGDPYEKACQKMVFESFSKVPSLMVSFLRKQNKEDCSGLKEELHKEFSKLEEVLTNKKTTFFGGSSLSMIDYLIWPWFEWLEALELNECVDHTPNLKLWMASMKNDPIVSSLPTDVKTLQGFFNLYLQNSPEACDYGL